TGATTATCCAATCTTTAGTAATATAGAAGCTGCTCAAAGAGAGCACCAATTtccatttgtttgtttgattttggaATCAGTTTTGCTGATGAGTCTTcctgcttttcaattttttgttacattgaaaaatgaacgacaagaataataattgctgcCTAATGGTGAACACACAAACAACAACTAAAATACTTCTGTGGCCGAGAGGGCAGAACTTGGTGCTGGGAAAAACTGAATTGTTGGTATATTCGTCTTTATTTAATCCCAACAAGCAACATTTTACAGATAAATCTATCCCAAATAATCTGTTCTAAAAccaaaatagtgaaaaatgtTCACCATTAGGTTTTAAATTAccatacattttttcatttcaactaTACACGTCCAGAAATTTGTCAAACGTTATTGGTGCCGTCAGTCAACATTGGCTTCAAacactgaaattttcaactaaaaattgtaGACAATTTATCATTATTCACATATCACATTCATTTTTGTTGGGGTAGAAATCCTTCCTTGACGAAGGCCTCGATGAGCGTTTTGAGCTGTTCCTTGGTTACGGGAGCGAGTGGCTCTCTGCACGGGCCCCCATACAGTTGACCGCCGGCGTCCATGACCGCCTTAGTTGCAGGTACGTTCCAGATTCGCGTAATCTATGTGGTGAATAAACCCAACGTTACAAACACACGGCGAGcgcattaatattaatttaagtcTTCACCAGCGCGTTGGGATGCATAATTTTCCGTTGCAGTTCGCCAGCTTCCTCTAGTTTTCCCTCTTTGAAAAGACTGATCAGCTGGCACAGTTCCGCTCCATTCGTGTTAGCGAAGCCATTTATTCCACCAACACAacctgaatttaattaaaaagagtcgtgtgaaacagagaaaaatgtatctataatattttaaagcaattacataaaaaattagaatatgtttgaaaatatttatcttgattatacaaaattaattggttaGGCACCGTGTTTGCTGTTTCTATTTGTCTAACATATTAATTGAATGCTCTTTGAACCGTCAAAGTGAATAGACAGGCAATAATATCAGGTAGAATCAGGTAACACGAGCAAAACTTCTCTCAGCGTTAATCAATTGCTCAATATTtgcatacaatttaaattcttaaacaACTGGGGCTCTGAAATCAATAGAATGTCGACAGTTTAATTAACATTCTGAGCTTCTATTCGCGATTGTTTAACGAAATAAActataatgaaattttcaactattttagTAGTTATTTAcacttacaattaattaatttaattaaaataatcggcAAATCTAGGGTACCGTTTATTTCACACTGAAATAtatgaaaaggattttttttgcaaaactaaAATCCCCCTGAATGATACTGAATTTTGTATGTGAgttaaaaatgcttgttggTTACTGCCCAACGCTGAATCATATTAAAGAAAAgcccaaatttattaaaaactttaattatttgatttgcaatttagttaaaaacaaatttcttagctcttagtttcaaattatacTCAAATTATTACGTTTAGTGTTTTTTAAGGAAtatcaagagcaaaaaaatccaaattttttatagtttggAAAAAACGGGCTATTCTCGCCTGAGATTGTGATCGCACATTAGTTCAGATGTCTTATTTCGCAGCTTTTAATGCGAGctggctaattttttttataaattttcgttCAAGAACACCTATAAATAGGCAATGCACCATTAAGGAACCATTTATCATCTTTAACTTTGCGTGCACTAAAACAAAGACATTACCCACAACAAGCGCGGGAAGGAGCAGTCCAGCCGAACCCGACAAAACCTGGAAACCGAGTCCCTTTGTCGTGTGCACCACTTGTGCCATTTTGCCCacctgcaaacaaaaatttggattcTTGAGTAGGAGATTATGTGTCCCACACGAGGGAGAGAAGCTTCAAAGGAGACGGTCGCATGacaaagaagcaaaaaaacgACGCGCGTGCTTGCGAACGCACACAACGCATCATCCctctctaaataaaatttgcacctCTCTCCACCGGCAAATGCGAATTTCAGACGGCGCACATACAATATGTAGCTagggaatattaaatttggacAAAGTGAGACAAGCGCGTTGAGTGCTTTCAGGCAAATGTTCTCGCGTTCCAATGTGAACTAGGAATTCAGAAACAAGCTGATAAGAGCAAAACCCCGGGAAAGCAATATTCTGTCGTTGGATCCTAGAATGATGTTCATTTCGACGCTGGCAAATTACGGTAGATGCAAATTGTTGAGCAGGATGAAATATTTCACACGCCTGAGTGATCTGTTTTAATGAGAGAGTAATattgatggaaaaaaatgtgctaaagaaattaatatgtaATAATGCagccatatttttttcaagatgaTGTGATGTACagtattgtaatttttttactattttttagtCTTCTAAAGAAATTACATAACACGCTTCAAAAGGCAGCAGAATCTTTGTCATGGGTGTCTTTCACGCGCATAATTGAACTATTAGAACAACGACGAAAGTTAAAGAATCGATTGCCTGAAATTTTAgcgaattcaccagttgcatagaccctaagtgttcgaagccgccaacagatggcgccaccgtagactttcaattttgaggcacttccgctgcgatttcagactcaatctagctactgtgtattcttcaattaatttgctctcttttgaccagctgaaaaccaaaatcagtccagccaatcaccgtagaatcgtgaaaaactatttttgaattaaaaaaatcttttccaacgtttctacggcgaatggctgaaccgattttgattttcagcacgtcaaaaaaagcaaattaattaaaaaaagcaaaatagctagattgagtctgaaatcgcagcgaaaatgccttaaaaccgcttaaaacaaaatttctaagaaagtctgtggttgcgccatctgttggcggcttcaataactaagggtttatgcaactggtcaatttgaaaaaaattttaaactgtcaaAAAATCTAAAGCGCCTTTCATGCGTGTAgtttcagaaataattataattttcttattttttttgcagtttgaCAATCAAATGCGAAATATggtttagttttaatttttctgggatattgttaaatattttaagcaggCTTAGTTGTGAGAACATCCTGGAATATATTTTCAGATCTTCCCCTAATGAAAATACACATTAAGAAATGGGAGCTACAGGACTAAGGGGaggaaactgaaatttttagcaCGATGATTAAGATCGTGgtgtattcaaattaaaaaattggcatcaaaataaatccacTAAAATTAGCTCTCTTACATCGGCACCGCTGTCTTTGAGCCCGGCGATATTGGGATGTTGGGCGAGTTTGGTGATGAGAGGGACGCTCAGGTCGATGCCGGTGTTTGCTGGCATGTTGTAGAGCACCACGGGCATACGGCACTCGTCGGCCACGCGCCAGAAATACTTGAGCAGCGTCTCCTCCTGTCGACCCAAAGAGATTTCGTGTAATATGAAAGAGCACACGCTGgcataatgaatatttatgaCCGCGCGCGCAAAACACGTAATAAACGCTCGACGCGGGGAGAAACACGAGCCCCGAGCACAGTGGCCGATTATTATATAATGTGCAAAATAGAAATGTATGAATATGATACCAAGCGCGTTTGCGTTGCGCAATCTCTCCGCAAAACGGCGAGGATGTTGAGAATATGATCCGACTTTTCTTTTCTGCTCAAATAAACTCGAAAGGAAAGTCGAGTGCATTTTCAAGGAGATATTTATCTCGTTCACCAaagcgaaaataaatagcacGCAGTTGATTCTAGATTATTTGAACTTAAAAGATGCTGTAGTCTcgtcttgaaaaatttttagatgtgtttatcaattatcattttgctGGGGGTATTAA
The nucleotide sequence above comes from Cloeon dipterum chromosome X, ieCloDipt1.1, whole genome shotgun sequence. Encoded proteins:
- the LOC135946684 gene encoding 4-hydroxy-2-oxoglutarate aldolase, mitochondrial-like, giving the protein MALSKSVAGLFSGPKSCVFRKLSGAASSQLDLSGIFAPIPTPFNPDESLAFDKLEHNLGVWQKIPLRGYLVQGSNGEFKLLKDDERVEMVRRSRHFISKDKLLLAGSACESTRATIEMSNLMADAGADAVLIINPCYYKSAMNEETLLKYFWRVADECRMPVVLYNMPANTGIDLSVPLITKLAQHPNIAGLKDSGADVGKMAQVVHTTKGLGFQVLSGSAGLLLPALVVGCVGGINGFANTNGAELCQLISLFKEGKLEEAGELQRKIMHPNALITRIWNVPATKAVMDAGGQLYGGPCREPLAPVTKEQLKTLIEAFVKEGFLPQQK